GGTTTTACCGTTCATCAGCGCTTCTGTTTGTGCAAAAAAGTTCGATAACAGTTTGGCGTGGTGATCGCCAATAGGGTTATGGCTCACGGCCGGCGCAATAAAATCGCAGGGTATCAGCAATGTGCCCTGGTGTATCAACTGGTAAAACGCATGCTGGCCATTGGTGCCCGGTTCGCCCCAGATAACCGGACCGGTATTGTACCGCACGGGTTTGCCCCTGCGGTCAACGCTTTTACCATTGCTTTCCATATTGCCCTGTTGAAAATAAGCGGCAAAACGGTGCATGTACTGGTCGTACGGTAAAATAGCTTCTGTTTGCGTATCGAAGAAGTTGGTATACCAAAGGCCTATAAGGGCCATGATCACCGGGATATTTTTATCGAAGGCAGTAGTGCGGAAATGGTTGTCGGTTGAATGAGCGCCTTTTAACAGCGATTCAAAATTCTCATAGCCAACAGTCAACGCAATGGATAAACCAATGGCGCTCCATAAGGAATAACGGCCGCCTACCCAATCCCAGAATTCAAACATATTGGCTTTATCGATGCCGAATTTCACCACTTCCTTTTCATTGGTGCTAAGGGCCACAAAATGCTTGGCTATATAGCTTTCATCGCCGGCCGCCTCAAGGAACCAATGCCGTGCCGTATGCGCATTGGTCATGGTTTCCTGGGTGGTGAACGTTTTGGAAGCAATGAGGAACAGGGTTTCCTGTGGCGTTACTTTCCGCAGCGTTTCAACAATATGGGTAGCGTCAACATTCGATACATAGAAAACCTGGATGTCTTTTTTCCAGTATGGTTTCAGCGCTTCGGTTACCATATAAGGGCCCAGATCGCTGCCGCCAATACCGATGTTGACAATGTATTTTATTTTGCTGCCGGTATAGCCGGTCCATTCGCCGCTGTGAATGCGTTCGCAGAACTGTTTCATTTGCTGCAATACCTGGTGTACCTGGGGCATTACGTTTTTGCCTTCTGAATACACCGGTTCATTGCCCATGTTGCGCAGGGCGGTATGCAGCACCGACCGGCCTTCGGTTTCGTTAATTACATCGCCGGTGAACATAGCCTCGATGGCCTCAGACAGTTTGCATTCCTCGGCCAGGTCCAGCAGCAACGACATGGTTTTTGCGTTGATGCGGTTCTTGGAATAATCGAACAATATATCTTCAAATGAAAGGGAAAAGTTGTTGAATCTATCGGGGTCATCGGCAAACAGTTCGCGTAAATGCGTTTCGGAGATCTTCTTATAATGGCGTTCCAGTTTGTCCCATGCGTCTGTTTGATGCGGCTTGATCTTTGGTAACATACTTGATTGAATTAGATTCAAAAATACTTGTTTTTTAATTGCAGTTAGCGAGCGACAAGTGGCTATATCGAAAAATAACAAGCAGGTGAGTGGTCATTGGTGAGTGGTGAGTGAATTTCCGATTTTTCAGGCATCTGCCATTTCGCGAGCCTGCTCACCATTCATCATTCACCCCTCACAATTGTAAATTAAGCACCGTGTCCACCACATATTGCACCATGGCAGGGGTGATGCCCAAATGCAGCACCATCCTGATTTGTGTGGGTGAAATGGCAATGGCCAGGATATTCTTTTCCTTTAATGCGGCCGCTACCTGGGCTGCCTGAAAAGGTGGTTGTATTTCAAAGATGATGATATTGGTTTCAACAGGTAACAGTCCGGCCGTAAAAGTTGTTTTAATCAGGTTCGAGGCAATTTCCCGGGCATTTTCATGGTCCTGCTGCAGGCGGATGATGTTGTTTTTAAGGGCGTACACGCCACAGGCGGCCATATAACCGGCCTGGCGCATACCACCGCCAAATACCTTACGTGCCCGTCTGGCCTTTTTAATGAAGGCCTGGCTGCCTATCAGGATACTTCCGATTGGGCATCCCAGTCCCTTGTTTAAACAAACCGAAATGCTGTGGAACAATTCCCCATATTGTTTGGGCGATTCGTTGCGGGCCACAATGGCATTGAACAAACGGGCGCCATCAAGGTGCAGGGAAAGATTATTGGTATCGCAAACGGTGCGGATATGTTGGATCTCGGCCAGGTCGTAACAACTGCCGCCCCCGCGGTTGGAGGTATTTTCGAGGCAAACCAGCGAGGTGTGCGCTTTATGAACATCATCGGGGTTAATTGCCGCAGCCACCTGATCGGCGGTGACGCGTCCCCGGTTGCCGGGCAGCAATCGCGATTGTACGCCTGAATTAAATGCCATACCGCCGCCCTCATACTGATACACATGCGCCGTTTGATCGCAGATCACTTCATCACCCGGTTGTGTATGCACTTTAATGGCAATCTGGTTGCTCATGGTGCCGGTAGGGCAATACAGCGCCGCCTCCATGCCAAACAATTCGGCAGCCATGGTTTCCAGCAAATTTACCGTAGCATCTTCACCAAAAACATCATCCCCAACATGCGCTCTTAACATAGCGTCCATCATTTCCGGGGTTGGCTGGGTAACTGTATCCGATCTCAAATCTACTATCATGGGAATTATTGTATTGAGTCATAAATGTAAAATGTTGAAGTGAAAAATCCATAAACAAACTGAAAACGGTTACAAGTTACAGGTTGCAGGTTTTAGGCGGCCATCTGAATTCCCTGAAACCTGGAACTGCCGCGTAGCACACAATAGTTTTTTTAACATGATATTAAACCAAAAGCCCCTGCAGCCTTCTTAATAGCGCACTTTACCAATACAATTTTTACACTTTAAAAGAACACTCATGAAATGTAGAATTTCAGCAGCTATTGCTATGCTCTTACTGATGGCTTTATCGATTGGCTCCTGTAAAAAAGACAACAGTGCGCAAACCCCTGTAAGCGATACGGAAGCGCAAACCATGAGTCAGGAAGACGCTGCCGCCGAAGGTGAATATGATGATGTTACCGAAATGGGACTGGCAGCCGGCGCCGATTTGCAGAGTGGCGCAGTTGATAACGGCCGGATAGCAACCGATGGCAACACCGCACGTATTCGCATTGACCTGTTTGTTAATCTCGCAGTGAAACTGGGTCCATGTGTCACCATTACTGCTGAACCTAATGACACCACTTTCCCTAAAACTGTTACGGTAAATTATGGTGATGGTTGTATTTGCCGTGATGGTAAATTAAGAAAAGGTAAAGTTATTCTGAACTTCTCCGCACCTATCCGTAAACCTGGTGCTGTGCTTACTGTTACCTTGCAGGATTACTACGTTAACAAAGCACATATCGAAGGCGTTAAAACCATTACCAACCTCAGCGCAAATGGCGCCGTAAAGTATTCAGTTGTTATTGCAGGTGGTAAAGTAACCTGGCCAAACGGAAGAGGGTTTACGTATGCAGGCACCAAAACGGTTACACAAATTGAAGGGGCCGCCACTGCCACCTGTGCCGATGATGTGTACTCAACCGAGGTGAACACCACCCTCAAATATGCCAATGGCATAACTGTAACCAAAAGCACAGATTCACCGTTAATTAAACCGGTAAGCTGTCAGTGGATAACAAAAGGTAAGCTGAAAATAGCCATCAACAACCGCGTGTTATATGTTGATTATGGCACAACCGGCGATTGTGATAACAGCGCATTATTGATCTGGGCCAACGGTCAGGTAGAGATTACCCTGCCATAGAAAGGGACCATGATCCGTATCGCGAAAATTAAAAGGGCTGACCATTCCGTCAGCCCTTGCTTATTTTATGCTGGTGTATGAGCTTTATGAATGTTTTTGTTTAGGGCTGTCAAAGTCAAAATCGGGTTGTTGGGCAGCAGCGAATGCAGCAGGATCGCCATATGGACCTATGTATTTCGCATCGCCAAATGCAAGCAGGGGATAGAAAACAATCCCCAGTAAAAGCAGGCCAACTGTAAAACCCTCGTCCTTACCAAAACTTTTAGATAACATATTTACTGCTATGATAGCAAAAATGATGTTCACAAAAGGAATGCACAGCAGCAGGATCCACCACCAGGGCTTTCCTATAATTTTCATCATGATGAAAGTATTATATACAGGAATGATGGCTTCCCAGCCAGGCCGGCCGGCTTTTTCAAAGATCCGCCAGTGAACTATATAAATGAAAACAATAAGAGTTGAAAAAATGAGAACCAAAGAAACAACTACGCTTACCATGGTTTGGTTGGTTTTAGATGAGGAATAGGAACAGCTAAAAATGTAAATAATTTTTAGTATTTGCAAGTGTTGCTAAACAGATCCATCAGGTGATTAGCAATAAAAAAGCCCTCCCGATGCATCGGGAGGGCCTTTTATGTGATACAAAATAAATTAAGCTAAAGTAATTACATCAAATACTACTAATAATGAGAATATAACCGGGATCAGCCACAGGGCGAAAGTGATGAAAGCCAGTATACACAGCAGTAATGAAACCAGGGTATTAAGAGTAAGCTCTTTTTCTTTGATCCATACACCCAATGGTGGTATGAGGA
The Niastella koreensis GR20-10 genome window above contains:
- a CDS encoding DUF5684 domain-containing protein; the encoded protein is MVSVVVSLVLIFSTLIVFIYIVHWRIFEKAGRPGWEAIIPVYNTFIMMKIIGKPWWWILLLCIPFVNIIFAIIAVNMLSKSFGKDEGFTVGLLLLGIVFYPLLAFGDAKYIGPYGDPAAFAAAQQPDFDFDSPKQKHS
- the pgi gene encoding glucose-6-phosphate isomerase — protein: MLPKIKPHQTDAWDKLERHYKKISETHLRELFADDPDRFNNFSLSFEDILFDYSKNRINAKTMSLLLDLAEECKLSEAIEAMFTGDVINETEGRSVLHTALRNMGNEPVYSEGKNVMPQVHQVLQQMKQFCERIHSGEWTGYTGSKIKYIVNIGIGGSDLGPYMVTEALKPYWKKDIQVFYVSNVDATHIVETLRKVTPQETLFLIASKTFTTQETMTNAHTARHWFLEAAGDESYIAKHFVALSTNEKEVVKFGIDKANMFEFWDWVGGRYSLWSAIGLSIALTVGYENFESLLKGAHSTDNHFRTTAFDKNIPVIMALIGLWYTNFFDTQTEAILPYDQYMHRFAAYFQQGNMESNGKSVDRRGKPVRYNTGPVIWGEPGTNGQHAFYQLIHQGTLLIPCDFIAPAVSHNPIGDHHAKLLSNFFAQTEALMNGKTGEEAEAELIKAGKSADEIKALVPFKEFTGNRPTNSFLIKKITPYTLGQLIALYEHKIFVQGVIWNIFSFDQWGVELGKQLANNILPELQNDKPVSNHDSSTNGLINAWKKMK
- a CDS encoding threonine aldolase family protein, with the protein product MIVDLRSDTVTQPTPEMMDAMLRAHVGDDVFGEDATVNLLETMAAELFGMEAALYCPTGTMSNQIAIKVHTQPGDEVICDQTAHVYQYEGGGMAFNSGVQSRLLPGNRGRVTADQVAAAINPDDVHKAHTSLVCLENTSNRGGGSCYDLAEIQHIRTVCDTNNLSLHLDGARLFNAIVARNESPKQYGELFHSISVCLNKGLGCPIGSILIGSQAFIKKARRARKVFGGGMRQAGYMAACGVYALKNNIIRLQQDHENAREIASNLIKTTFTAGLLPVETNIIIFEIQPPFQAAQVAAALKEKNILAIAISPTQIRMVLHLGITPAMVQYVVDTVLNLQL